One window of Hypanus sabinus isolate sHypSab1 unplaced genomic scaffold, sHypSab1.hap1 scaffold_1920, whole genome shotgun sequence genomic DNA carries:
- the LOC132387501 gene encoding probable G-protein coupled receptor 139, whose translation MLETFYIVRKIWYMIIAVIGVPVNLVAIVILSRGKCGISTCTTRYLMAMAMADLLTISFELILWRVSYYYFPGTLLDITPVCSVISALGFAAMDCSVWFTVMFTFDRFVAICCQKRKAKYCTGKTAVVVLTTTGILFCFKNLPDFFRYRPMKVVGNIPWDCIPKPGYYTDPG comes from the exons atgcttgaaacattttacatCGTGCGAAAGATATGGtacatgatcattgccgttatcggtgttcctg tgaatttagtggcgattgtgatcctgtcccgtggCAAATGCGGCATTTCCACCTGCACAACTCGCTACCTGATGGCCATGGCAAtggcggatctactaaccatcagcTTTGAACTCATATTATGGCGGGTCAGTTATTACTACTTCCCCGGGACCTTACTGgatatcacccccgtgtgcagtgtgatctctgCCTTGGGATTTGCAGccatggactgttctgtctggttcaccgtcatgtttacatttgatcggtttgtcgccatctgttgtcagaaacggaaagcaaagtattgcacggGGAAAACTGCggttgtggttctgacaacaaccggcatTCTGTTCTGTTTTAAAAATTTGCCCGACTTCTTTAGATATCGTCCTATGAAAGTGGTTGGCAATATACCCTGGGATTGTATTCCAAAGCCAGGatactatacggatcccgg